A DNA window from Theobroma cacao cultivar B97-61/B2 chromosome 5, Criollo_cocoa_genome_V2, whole genome shotgun sequence contains the following coding sequences:
- the LOC18599515 gene encoding probable arabinosyltransferase ARAD1: MRAKQIQSSWTRSKSQILLLFSTVCLLALSFFLFLSSPSDLTRSSTHSFAHPPIRPETSFVASLEYFLTHKAPSHQRRASDDTVRTVLEDDVRKLDERKFAKEMEWVHGDPYYPMNMPVRVYVYEMPAKFTYDLLWLFRNTYRETSNLTSNGSPVHRLIEQHSIDYWLWADLIAPASERLLKNVVRVDRQEDADLFYVPFFTTISFFLLEKQQCKALYREALKWVTDQPAWKQSEGRDHIFPIHHPWSFKSVRRFVKNAIWLLPDMDSTGNWYKPGQVSLEKDLILPYVPNVDLCDTKCLSESESKRTTLLFFRGRLKRNAGGKIRAKLVAELTDAKDVVIEEGTAGVGGKAAAQKGMRRSIFCLSPAGDTPSSARLFDAIVSGCIPVIISDELELPFEGILDYRKIAIFVSSTDAVQSGWLLRYLKGISPTQIREMRRNLAEYSRHFVYSSPAQPLGPEDLVWRMMAGKLVNIKLHTRRSQRVVKESRSVCTCDCRRASTISTPSS; encoded by the exons ATGCGAGCGAAGCAAATCCAATCATCCTGGACAAGATCCAAATCCCAAATCCTCCTCCTCTTCTCCACAGTCTGCCTCCtagctctttctttcttcttgttccTCTCTTCTCCCTCCGACCTGACCCGCTCCTCCACTCACTCTTTCGCGCACCCCCCCATCCGACCCGAAACCTCCTTCGTCGCTTCCCTCGAATACTTCCTTACTCACAAAGCTCCCAGTCACCAACGCCGCGCTTCCGATGACACGGTGCGTACGGTGCTCGAAGATGACGTCAGGAAACTCGACGAGAGAAAGTTCGCCAAGGAAATGGAGTGGGTGCACGGTGATCCGTATTACCCGATGAACATGCCGGTCAGGGTTTACGTGTACGAAATGCCGGCGAAGTTCACCTACGATTTGCTTTGGTTGTTTCGGAATACTTACCGAGAGACTTCTAATCTCACCTCCAACGGCAGCCCCGTCCATCGTTTGATCGAACAG CATTCTATTGATTATTGGCTTTGGGCGGATTTGATTGCACCGGCTTCAGAAAGgcttttgaaaaatgtagTGAGAGTTGATAGGCAGGAGGATGCTGATTTATTCTATGTGCCATTCTTCACTACGATTAGCTTTTTCTTGTTGGAGAAGCAACAATGCAAGGCTTTATATAGG GAAGCCTTGAAATGGGTGACAGATCAGCCTGCATGGAAACAATCTGAAGGAAGGGATCACATATTTCCTATTCATCATCCATGGTCCTTTAAGTCGGTTCGCAGATTTGTGAAAAATGCAATTTGGCTCTTACCTGACATGGACTCAACAGGGAATTG GTACAAGCCAGGGCAAGTTTCACTGGAGAAGGACCTCATTCTCCCTTATGTTCCAAATGTTGATTTATGTGATACAAAATGCTTATCAGAAAGTGAATCAAAGAGGACAACGCTGCTTTTCTTCCGTGGACGACTTAAAAGAAATGCT ggAGGAAAGATACGTGCTAAACTTGTGGCAGAATTAACAGATGCCAAGGATGTAGTCATAGAGGAGGGAACTGCTGGGGTGGGAGGGAAAGCTGCTGCTCAGAAGGGGATGCGCAG GTCTATATTTTGTTTAAGTCCAGCTGGTGACACTCCTTCCTCTGCTAGATTGTTTGATGCTATTGTCAGTGGGTGTATCCCAGTCATTATTAGTGATGAATTGGAGCTTCCTTTTGAAGGAATACTTGATTATAGGAAG ATAGCTATATTTGTTTCTTCAACTGATGCTGTGCAATCTGGCTGGCTTCTAAGATATTTAAAAGGCATTAGCCCTACTCAGATCAGAGAAATGAGGAGGAACCTTGCAGAG TACTCAAGGCATTTCGTGTACTCTAGTCCAGCTCAACCCTTGGGTCCAGAAGATCTAGTTTGGAGAATG ATGGCTGGTAAGTTGGTGAACATCAAGCTTCATACTCGGAGATCACAGCGTGTAGTTAAAGAATCAAGAAGTGTGTGCACTTGTGATTGCAGGCGTGCCAGCACCATTTCCACTCCTTCCTCTTGA
- the LOC108662011 gene encoding zinc finger BED domain-containing protein RICESLEEPER 2-like, whose protein sequence is MALTEDGSAIIQNKLLPKLKDPKSFSIPCANGGSKFSKALCNLGASMSLMPSSVIKKLGLKEIQPIIVTFQLVDKTIRYYVGIIKDMESDNINVSFESNVHFLEESDDCLQIEQLGATDKKKPCQPKKRKLTSKLWTFFEHLPKKNSSDGKSKVKCKLCGYILNYESKYGTGNLKRHNDNCVRKDTRDIGQMIFSKEHNSMLMRSSKFDPEKFHKLVVAAIVMHNLPLSFVEYTGIKSMLSYLREDVVLISSNTVKVDIIRMHKREKCKIQSLLQESPGRICLTFDLWTSVVTNGYTCLTAHFVNKNWVLQKRILNFSFMPPPHSGVALSEKIYALLVEWGIESKLFSITLDNASANYTFVDLLKVQLNMRKQLLGRGKFFHIRCCAHILNLIMQDGLKEVDSAIQKVRENIKYVKGSQGRKQKFLECVSLVNLNAKRGLKQDVPTRWNSTFLMLESALYFRLAFSHLEINDSNFKHSPSRDEWDRIEKLSKFLSVFYEITCVFSGTKYPTADLYFPSIFMARMTLEEHMSGDDSYTKLYGSDSTEFKKVKDHLFALYDEYAVKVPNTSSALNDTPFDEKKVHKGKNEFLKEFDNFQREFGTAKNKSQLEQYLDEQRIKTTIELDILQFWKTNQFHYLKVSTMARDILAILVSTVASESAFSDGDKVLDQYRSSLKPDVVEAILCCTD, encoded by the exons ATGGCACTCACTGAAGATGGCAGTGCTATTATTCAGAACAAGCTTCTACCAAAGCTAAAGGATCCAAAGAGTTTTTCTATACCTTGTGCTAATGGTGGTTCTAAATTTTCTAAAGCTTTGTGTAATCTGGGTGCTAGTATGTCACTGATGCCTTCATCTGTTATTAAGAAACTTGGACTTAAGGAGATTCAACCTATTATAGTTACTTTTCAATTAGTAGATAAGACAATTCGGTACTATGTTGGGATCATAAAGGAT ATGGAATCTGACAATATCAATGTTTCTTTTGAATCAAATGTTCATTTTCTGGAGGAATCTGATGATTGTCTGCAGATTGAGCAGTTGGGAGCAACAGATAAAAAGAAGCCATGCCAACCCAAAAAACGAAAGCTAACTTCAAAGCTTTGGACATTCTTTGAACATTTGCCAAAAAAGAACTCAAGTGATGGAAAATCAAAAGTAAAGTGCAAGCTCTGTGGgtatattttgaattatgaaAGCAAGTATGGGACAGGTAATTTGAAACGTCATAATGATAATTGTGTTAGGAAAGACACACGTGATATAGGTCAAATGATATTTTCTAAAGAACATAATTCAATGCTAATGAGGTCTTCAAAATTTGATCCTGAAAAGTTTCATAAATTAGTGGTAGCTGCAATTGTGATGCATAATTTGCCTTTATCATTTGTGGAGTATACTGGAATTAAGTCTATGTTGTCTTATTTGCGTGAAGATGTTGTTCTGATCTCTAGTAACACTGTTAAAGTTGATATAATTAGGATgcataaaagagaaaaatgtaAGATACAATCCTTGCTTCAAGAATCACCTGGGAGGATTTGTTTGACTTTTGATTTGTGGACTTCTGTTGTTACTAATGGGTATACGTGTCTTACTGCTCATTTTGTTAACAAAAATTGGGTTCTACAAAAAAgaatcttgaatttttcctttatGCCACCTCCACACAGTGGTGTTGCTTTGAGTGAAAAGATTTATGCATTGTTAGTTGAATGGGGAATTGAAAGTAAATTGTTTTCAATAACATTGGATAATGCTTCTGCAAATTATACTTttgttgatttgttgaaaGTGCAATTGAATATGAGAAAGCAACTTTTAGGAAGAGGCAAGTTTTTTCATATAAGATGTTGTGCTCATATACTTAATTTGATTATGCAAGATGGTTTGAAAGAAGTTGATAGTGCGATCCAaaaagtgagagaaaatattaAGTATGTGAAAGGTTCTCAAGGGAGAAAACAAAAGTTTTTAGAGTGTGTGAGCCTAGTGAATTTGAATGCAAAAAGAGGCTTAAAACAAGATGTGCCAACTAGGTGGAACTCTACATTTCTCATGCTTGAAAGTGCACTTTATTTTCGCTTGGCCTTTTCTCATTTGGAAATTAATGATTCAAATTTCAAGCATTCTCCATCTAGAGATGAATGGGATAGAATTGAGAAACTTAGCAAGTTCTTAAGTGTATTTTATGAGATTACTTGTGTGTTTTCTGGAACAAAGTATCCCACAGCCGACTTGTACTTTCCTTCGATATTCATGGCACGCATGACCTTGGAAGAACATATGAGTGGAGATGAT AGTTACACAAAGCTTTATGGGAGTGATTCAACTGAATTTAAAAAGGTTAAAGATCATTTATTTGCTCTTTATGATGAATATGCTGTCAAGGTTCCTAATACTTCATCTGCTTTAAATGACACGCCTTTTGATGAGAAAAAGGTGCACAAGGGAAAAAACGAGTTCttaaag gaGTTTGACAATTTTCAACGTGAGTTTGGGACTGCGAAGAACAAATCTCAACTGGAGCAATATTTGGATGAACAAAGGATTAAAACGACAATTGAATTGgatattttacaattttggAAGACAAATCAGTTTCATTATCTTAAGGTTTCTACCATGGCTCGAGATATCTTGGCCATTCTTGTATCGACAGTGGCTTCCGAGTCTGCTTTTAGTGATGGCGATAAAGTTCTTGATCAATATCGAAGCTCACTTAAACCAGATGTTGTGGAGGCAATTTTATGTTGTACGGATTAG